One genomic window of Trichlorobacter lovleyi includes the following:
- a CDS encoding CinA family protein, giving the protein MNADLELAALFLASGMTLALAESCTGGMIAEQVTAISGCSAWFKGGIVAYHNDIKQQLLQVPGELLEQHGAVSEAVARAMAEGARRVIGSDLALAVTGIAGPEGGTREKPVGTVYIALADHDGCVTERYQFQGGRESVRQQTAEQALFLIKKRLMVPETA; this is encoded by the coding sequence ATGAACGCTGATCTGGAGCTGGCGGCACTGTTTCTCGCCTCCGGCATGACCCTGGCCCTGGCCGAATCCTGTACCGGTGGTATGATTGCAGAGCAGGTTACCGCTATCTCCGGCTGTTCCGCCTGGTTCAAAGGGGGGATCGTGGCCTACCATAATGATATAAAACAGCAGTTGTTACAGGTTCCCGGCGAGCTTCTTGAACAGCATGGTGCGGTGAGTGAAGCGGTTGCCCGGGCTATGGCAGAAGGTGCCCGCAGGGTAATCGGCAGTGATCTGGCCCTGGCGGTAACCGGTATTGCCGGACCGGAGGGCGGTACCCGGGAAAAACCGGTCGGGACGGTCTATATCGCCCTTGCTGATCATGATGGCTGTGTAACGGAACGGTACCAGTTTCAGGGCGGACGCGAATCGGTTCGGCAACAAACCGCGGAACAGGCGCTTTTTTTGATAAAAAAGCGGCTTATGGTGCCTGAAACGGCCTGA
- the larC gene encoding nickel pincer cofactor biosynthesis protein LarC, producing the protein MRILYLDATAGIAGDMTVAALLDLGVPLSYLKSELDKLGLPDGAFSLTEEQIQRGGMTGRYFEVHLPHQHGHQHHDHHDHRSYGDISQMIAASSLAGHVKELSQKIFLHLAEAEAKAHQVAVEQVQFHEVGAVDSIVDIVGTAIGLDWLKVDRVYCSAVPLGGGFVQTAHGRLPVPAPATAELLKGLAVHTDCGTGERVTPTGAAILAALAASRGGMPEMTIIKTGHGAGSRDFTDCPNILRGFLGELSEQAAHEEILELSCNLDDVTPELLGYTMAQLFAAGALDVWHTPIQMKKQRPGLMLSLLCRPEQKDRMAQLLMKETGSLGVRLQQMQRLVQQRRIEECQTSLGMVRFKISQQGSKPEYEDCCRIAREQGLALREVQQIVCREYDHER; encoded by the coding sequence ATGCGTATTCTCTATTTAGATGCAACTGCCGGTATTGCCGGTGATATGACCGTGGCCGCCCTGCTGGATCTCGGTGTGCCGTTGAGCTATCTGAAGAGTGAACTGGACAAGCTTGGTCTGCCGGATGGTGCCTTCAGTCTCACTGAAGAACAGATCCAACGCGGTGGCATGACCGGCAGGTATTTTGAGGTACATCTGCCCCATCAACACGGACATCAGCATCATGACCATCATGATCACCGGAGCTATGGCGATATCAGCCAGATGATCGCTGCAAGTAGTCTTGCTGGTCACGTGAAGGAACTGTCACAAAAGATCTTTTTGCACCTGGCCGAGGCCGAGGCCAAGGCACATCAGGTGGCGGTGGAGCAGGTGCAGTTTCATGAAGTGGGGGCCGTTGACAGCATAGTGGATATTGTGGGGACGGCGATCGGGTTGGACTGGCTGAAGGTGGATAGGGTCTACTGTTCCGCAGTGCCGCTGGGCGGTGGTTTTGTACAGACAGCCCATGGCCGTTTGCCGGTGCCGGCCCCGGCAACGGCGGAGTTGCTGAAAGGTCTGGCGGTTCATACCGATTGCGGAACGGGGGAGCGGGTAACCCCCACCGGTGCGGCTATTCTGGCAGCCCTGGCCGCGTCGCGCGGCGGGATGCCGGAGATGACGATCATAAAAACCGGCCATGGAGCCGGGAGTCGTGACTTTACGGACTGCCCCAACATTCTGCGCGGTTTCCTGGGGGAACTGTCGGAACAGGCTGCTCATGAGGAGATACTTGAGCTCAGCTGTAACCTGGATGATGTGACCCCGGAACTGCTGGGGTATACCATGGCGCAACTCTTTGCGGCCGGGGCGCTGGATGTCTGGCATACGCCGATCCAGATGAAGAAGCAGCGCCCTGGCCTGATGCTGTCGTTGCTCTGCCGTCCAGAACAGAAGGACCGGATGGCGCAACTGCTGATGAAAGAAACCGGCAGCTTGGGGGTGCGGTTGCAGCAGATGCAGCGTCTTGTGCAGCAGCGCCGGATTGAGGAGTGTCAGACCTCGTTGGGGATGGTGAGGTTCAAGATCAGCCAGCAGGGCAGCAAGCCCGAATATGAAGACTGTTGCCGGATTGCCCGTGAACAGGGACTTGCGTTGCGTGAGGTGCAGCAGATCGTCTGCAGGGAGTATGACCATGAACGCTGA
- the larB gene encoding nickel pincer cofactor biosynthesis protein LarB, producing the protein MVLEELQALLQAVAAGTATPEQGLERLRHLPFEDLGFAQVDHHRALRQGQPEVIFGQGKTVEQIGRIMEAMVARGSNVLVTRLEEVRAVELLAVFPRSFYHAEARCLTLETTPKQEQGRGPILIVAAGTSDLPVASEALVTARFMGNQAELLCDVGVAGIHRLLSRMELLRSATVLIVVAGMEGALPSVVGGLVDRPVIAVPTSVGYGASFGGIAALLGMLNTCASGVTVVNIDNGFGAACAASLMNRI; encoded by the coding sequence ATGGTTTTAGAGGAGTTACAGGCACTCCTGCAGGCGGTTGCAGCAGGAACGGCAACGCCGGAGCAGGGCTTGGAACGGTTACGCCATCTTCCCTTTGAAGACCTCGGGTTTGCTCAGGTTGATCATCACCGGGCGCTACGACAAGGGCAACCAGAGGTGATCTTCGGGCAGGGGAAGACCGTTGAACAGATCGGCCGGATCATGGAGGCGATGGTGGCGCGGGGCAGCAATGTGCTGGTAACCCGTCTCGAGGAGGTACGGGCAGTGGAGTTGCTGGCGGTGTTTCCACGCTCCTTCTATCATGCCGAGGCCCGTTGTCTAACCCTGGAAACCACCCCAAAACAGGAACAGGGCCGGGGACCCATCCTGATTGTGGCTGCCGGCACCTCGGATCTGCCGGTGGCCAGCGAGGCGCTGGTGACGGCCCGTTTTATGGGAAATCAGGCAGAGTTGCTCTGTGATGTCGGGGTGGCAGGAATTCACCGCCTGTTATCCCGCATGGAACTGTTGCGCTCGGCAACCGTGTTGATTGTGGTTGCAGGGATGGAGGGCGCCTTGCCATCGGTGGTGGGGGGGCTGGTCGACCGGCCGGTGATCGCTGTGCCCACCTCGGTGGGATACGGTGCATCGTTTGGTGGTATTGCTGCGCTGCTGGGAATGCTCAACACCTGCGCCAGCGGAGTTACGGTAGTGAATATTGATAACGGCTTTGGCGCTGCCTGTGCCGCCAGCCTGATGAATCGGATCTAA
- a CDS encoding 3-isopropylmalate dehydratase large subunit, with protein MGKTTAEKIFAAHLVDEPFSGTKVLKLDVVLCHEITTPIAIADLIERGKDRVFDPARIKAVIDHVTPSKDSKTATQAKILRDWARRQQIKDFFDVGANGVCHALFPEKGFIRPGNTVIMGDSHTCTHGAFGAFAAGVGTTDLEVGILKGVCAFREPKTIRVNVHGELPKGVYAKDVVLTLIGKIGVNGATDRVIEFRGSTIDTMTMESRMTLCNMAIEAGGTSGICMPDMTTVEYLWPFIQGEFASKEAALGEYQQWCSDADASYEQTIEIDAATLVPVATFNFKPDQVKAVTEFSDSRIDQVYLGSCTNGRLEDLRIAAQILKGRKLAENVRGILSPATPKIYRDAMKEGLIDIFLDAGFCVTNSTCGACLGMSNGVLADGEVCASTTNRNFNGRMGKGGMVHLMSPATAAATAIEGKIADPRKYL; from the coding sequence ATGGGTAAGACCACTGCAGAAAAGATTTTCGCCGCCCATCTGGTGGATGAGCCGTTCAGCGGCACCAAGGTGCTGAAGCTGGATGTGGTGCTTTGCCACGAAATCACCACCCCGATTGCCATTGCAGACCTGATTGAGCGTGGTAAAGACCGTGTCTTTGATCCGGCCAGAATTAAGGCGGTTATTGACCACGTCACTCCGTCAAAGGATTCCAAGACCGCTACCCAGGCCAAGATTTTACGCGACTGGGCCCGTCGCCAGCAGATCAAAGACTTTTTTGATGTTGGTGCCAATGGCGTCTGTCATGCCCTGTTTCCTGAAAAGGGCTTTATCCGCCCCGGCAACACCGTGATCATGGGAGATTCCCACACCTGTACCCACGGCGCTTTTGGTGCCTTTGCCGCCGGTGTTGGCACCACTGACCTGGAGGTCGGCATCCTGAAAGGCGTCTGTGCATTCCGTGAACCCAAGACGATTCGCGTCAACGTGCATGGAGAGCTCCCTAAAGGCGTGTATGCCAAGGATGTAGTACTGACCCTGATCGGCAAGATCGGCGTTAACGGTGCCACCGACCGGGTGATCGAGTTCCGTGGTAGCACCATTGACACCATGACCATGGAATCTCGCATGACACTCTGCAACATGGCCATTGAGGCTGGCGGCACGTCAGGCATCTGTATGCCTGACATGACCACCGTCGAGTACCTCTGGCCGTTTATTCAGGGGGAATTTGCCTCCAAGGAGGCTGCACTGGGCGAGTATCAACAATGGTGCTCCGATGCAGATGCAAGCTATGAGCAGACCATTGAGATCGATGCTGCCACGCTGGTACCGGTTGCTACCTTCAATTTCAAGCCTGACCAGGTTAAAGCGGTAACAGAGTTCAGTGACAGCAGGATTGACCAGGTGTACCTCGGTTCCTGCACCAACGGCCGTTTGGAAGACCTGCGCATTGCCGCGCAGATCCTGAAGGGTCGCAAGCTGGCAGAAAATGTCCGCGGCATTCTCTCTCCTGCCACCCCCAAGATTTACCGTGATGCCATGAAGGAAGGGTTGATTGATATCTTTCTTGATGCCGGTTTCTGCGTTACCAACTCCACCTGCGGTGCCTGTCTGGGGATGAGTAACGGCGTGCTGGCTGATGGCGAGGTCTGTGCCTCCACCACCAACCGTAACTTTAACGGCCGGATGGGCAAGGGCGGCATGGTACACCTGATGTCACCGGCAACGGCTGCGGCCACTGCCATTGAGGGCAAGATTGCAGACCCTCGCAAGTATCTCTAG
- a CDS encoding 3-isopropylmalate dehydratase small subunit: protein MKTFGGPVLFLDRADINTDEIIPAKYLTEITKQDLKPYMLEDLKLDGFDPKGEKTLKARVVVSRENFGCGSSREHAPWVFEVNNITAVVAESFARIFRQNMFNCGMAAIELPKADLDRIFAHAQDADATMNIDIEAQTLTLTAGGTQLAFNFELSPFDKALVLAGGWVDYADTKY, encoded by the coding sequence ATGAAAACTTTTGGCGGGCCGGTTCTGTTTCTGGACCGTGCCGATATCAATACTGATGAGATTATTCCTGCCAAGTACCTGACTGAGATAACCAAGCAGGATCTTAAACCCTACATGCTTGAAGACCTCAAGCTTGACGGGTTTGACCCCAAGGGCGAGAAGACCTTGAAAGCCCGTGTGGTCGTGTCACGTGAGAATTTCGGGTGCGGCTCTTCACGCGAACATGCCCCTTGGGTCTTTGAGGTTAACAACATCACCGCGGTTGTTGCAGAGTCCTTTGCCCGCATCTTCCGCCAGAATATGTTCAACTGCGGCATGGCTGCCATTGAACTGCCCAAGGCGGATCTCGACCGGATCTTTGCCCATGCCCAGGATGCTGACGCAACCATGAACATCGATATCGAGGCACAAACCCTGACCCTGACTGCCGGTGGTACGCAGCTGGCCTTTAACTTCGAGCTCTCCCCCTTTGACAAGGCACTGGTTCTGGCCGGTGGCTGGGTTGATTACGCTGACACAAAATATTGA
- a CDS encoding twin-arginine translocase TatA/TatE family subunit — protein MFGFGMPELIVILVIVLVVFGAGRLPEIGAAFGKSIKNFKNASEGKDEIEIKPKKDDEHKA, from the coding sequence ATGTTTGGATTTGGCATGCCGGAACTGATCGTTATACTGGTTATTGTACTGGTGGTCTTCGGGGCGGGACGTCTGCCTGAGATCGGTGCTGCTTTTGGCAAAAGTATCAAGAACTTCAAGAACGCCTCTGAAGGCAAGGATGAGATTGAGATAAAGCCCAAGAAGGATGACGAGCACAAGGCCTAG
- a CDS encoding TIGR01212 family radical SAM protein (This family includes YhcC from E. coli K-12, an uncharacterized radical SAM protein.), with protein sequence MTTKRYTTFTDELRTRFGCRVQRVSLDAGFSCPNRDGSLGTGGCTFCGDRGAAAVGVPIELPLHLQLQKSKEYLVKKFRAEKFLAYFQAYSNTYAAADDLRLLYETALADADMVGLIIGTRPDCLPDSVLELLAELHQQTYLWLELGMQTMHNQTLQAVNRGHDHACFVEAVRRCKQKGLRICAHLILGLPGESREQMLASVEELNRLGVDGVKLHHLHVLKGSQLEQEYRTGGLQLMTRDEYVALVVDAVELLDPQIMIHRLMGDGRSELVAPDWSRRKLEVLNRIDAELVKRDSRQGCRLSVKGGMKLND encoded by the coding sequence ATGACTACTAAACGCTATACAACCTTTACGGATGAGCTGCGCACGCGATTTGGCTGTCGTGTACAGCGGGTCTCACTGGATGCCGGTTTCAGTTGTCCCAACCGTGACGGCAGTCTGGGTACTGGCGGCTGCACCTTTTGCGGTGATCGAGGTGCTGCAGCGGTAGGTGTGCCTATCGAACTGCCGTTACACCTACAGTTACAGAAGAGTAAGGAATACCTGGTGAAAAAGTTCAGGGCTGAAAAGTTTCTGGCATATTTCCAGGCCTACAGTAACACCTATGCTGCTGCAGACGATTTGCGGCTGCTCTATGAAACAGCCCTTGCTGATGCGGATATGGTCGGGCTTATCATCGGCACACGCCCCGATTGTCTGCCGGATAGCGTGCTAGAGCTGCTTGCGGAGTTGCATCAGCAAACCTATCTCTGGTTGGAGCTTGGTATGCAAACCATGCATAACCAAACCCTGCAGGCGGTCAATCGAGGGCATGATCATGCCTGTTTTGTCGAGGCGGTCAGGCGTTGCAAACAAAAGGGGCTACGCATCTGCGCTCATCTGATATTGGGGTTGCCCGGTGAGTCTCGTGAACAGATGCTGGCTTCGGTAGAGGAGTTGAATCGTCTGGGGGTTGATGGGGTTAAGCTGCATCACCTGCATGTACTGAAAGGCAGCCAGCTTGAGCAGGAGTACCGAACAGGTGGTCTGCAGTTGATGACCCGCGATGAGTATGTTGCACTGGTGGTTGATGCAGTTGAACTGCTTGATCCGCAGATCATGATTCATCGTCTGATGGGTGATGGGCGCAGTGAGCTGGTCGCGCCGGACTGGTCACGCCGTAAGCTTGAAGTCTTGAACCGTATTGATGCTGAGCTTGTAAAAAGAGACAGCCGGCAGGGATGCCGGCTGTCAGTAAAGGGGGGCATGAAGCTGAATGACTAG
- a CDS encoding F0F1 ATP synthase subunit epsilon, which produces MAEKMKLEIVTPYSKVLDEMVDEVTATGKMGEFGVLPGHAPFLTSLNIGELCYKKDGQAVSMALNWGYFEVQDDKIIVLVETAERSDEIDLERAKAALGRAEDALKKLTPEDKQFKVYEAALERALIRMQVAGKAARK; this is translated from the coding sequence ATGGCTGAAAAGATGAAGCTTGAAATAGTCACACCGTACAGCAAGGTGCTTGATGAGATGGTCGATGAAGTGACAGCGACCGGAAAAATGGGTGAGTTCGGTGTACTGCCGGGTCATGCCCCTTTCCTGACGTCACTCAATATCGGTGAACTTTGCTACAAGAAAGATGGCCAGGCTGTCAGCATGGCCCTCAACTGGGGCTACTTCGAGGTGCAGGACGACAAGATCATTGTCCTGGTTGAGACTGCCGAACGCTCCGACGAGATCGATCTTGAGCGTGCCAAAGCAGCGCTTGGCCGTGCCGAGGATGCGCTTAAGAAGTTGACTCCGGAAGACAAGCAGTTCAAGGTGTATGAAGCTGCTCTTGAACGTGCCCTGATCCGGATGCAGGTGGCCGGTAAGGCTGCGCGTAAGTAA
- the atpD gene encoding F0F1 ATP synthase subunit beta: MSQNIGKISQVIGAVIDVEFEPGKLPEIYHALRVTNPAIDDRENNLVLEVAQHLGENSVRTIAMDSTDGLKRGQAVIDTGKQICAPVGRKTLGRIMNVIGEPVDEMGPIGNEKEYGIHREAPAFEDQSTKVEAFTTGIKVVDLLAPYARGGKIGLFGGAGVGKTVLIMELINNIAKQHGGYSVFAGVGERTREGNDLWMEMKESGVLDKAALVYGQMNEPPGARARVALTALSVAEYFRDEENQDVLLFIDNIFRFTQAGSEVSALLGRIPSAVGYQPTLATEMGELQERITSTKKGSITSVQAIYVPADDLTDPAPATAFAHLDATTVLSRQIAELGIYPAVDPLDSTSRILDPQVIGEEHYAVARSVQYVLQKYKDLQDIIAILGMDELSEEDKLVVARARKIQRFLSQPFHVAEAFTGSPGKYVELKDTIKGFQEIVAGKHDNLPEQAFYMVGSIEEAIEKAAKLAAV; the protein is encoded by the coding sequence ATGAGTCAGAATATCGGTAAAATTTCACAGGTTATCGGCGCAGTTATTGACGTCGAGTTTGAGCCCGGTAAGTTGCCGGAGATTTATCACGCCCTGAGAGTGACCAATCCGGCCATTGATGACCGTGAGAACAACCTGGTGCTTGAAGTTGCTCAGCACCTGGGTGAGAACTCTGTGCGTACCATCGCCATGGACTCCACCGACGGTCTCAAGCGTGGCCAGGCTGTTATCGATACCGGCAAGCAGATCTGTGCACCGGTTGGCCGCAAGACCCTGGGCCGGATCATGAACGTTATCGGCGAGCCGGTTGACGAAATGGGTCCGATCGGCAATGAAAAAGAGTACGGCATCCACCGTGAAGCTCCTGCCTTTGAAGACCAGTCCACCAAGGTTGAAGCCTTTACCACCGGTATCAAGGTTGTTGACCTGCTTGCTCCCTATGCGCGGGGCGGTAAGATCGGTCTGTTCGGTGGCGCCGGCGTTGGCAAGACCGTTCTGATTATGGAGCTGATCAACAATATCGCCAAGCAGCACGGTGGTTACTCCGTGTTCGCCGGTGTTGGTGAGCGTACCCGTGAAGGTAACGACCTCTGGATGGAGATGAAAGAGTCCGGCGTTCTTGATAAGGCTGCTCTGGTGTACGGCCAGATGAACGAGCCCCCAGGTGCCCGTGCCCGGGTTGCTCTGACCGCTCTGTCAGTTGCGGAATATTTCCGTGACGAAGAAAACCAGGACGTGCTGCTGTTCATCGATAACATCTTCCGCTTTACCCAGGCCGGTTCCGAAGTTTCTGCCCTTCTTGGCCGGATTCCTTCTGCGGTTGGTTACCAGCCTACGCTGGCAACTGAAATGGGTGAGTTGCAAGAGCGTATTACCTCAACCAAAAAGGGGTCCATTACCTCGGTTCAGGCTATCTACGTTCCTGCTGACGACTTGACTGACCCTGCTCCGGCAACTGCTTTTGCTCACTTGGATGCAACTACCGTTCTTTCACGTCAGATCGCAGAACTCGGTATCTACCCTGCAGTGGACCCGTTGGACTCCACTTCACGGATTCTGGATCCGCAGGTCATCGGTGAAGAGCATTACGCTGTTGCCCGTTCGGTACAATACGTGCTGCAGAAGTACAAGGATCTTCAGGATATCATCGCCATTCTTGGTATGGACGAACTGTCCGAAGAGGATAAGCTGGTTGTTGCCCGTGCCCGTAAGATTCAGCGCTTCCTGTCCCAGCCGTTCCACGTAGCCGAGGCCTTTACCGGCTCCCCTGGTAAGTACGTTGAGCTGAAGGACACCATCAAGGGCTTCCAGGAGATCGTTGCGGGTAAGCATGACAACCTCCCAGAGCAGGCCTTCTACATGGTCGGTTCCATTGAAGAGGCAATTGAAAAAGCCGCTAAACTGGCAGCTGTATAA
- the atpG gene encoding ATP synthase F1 subunit gamma codes for MASLKSIKKRIVSVKNTRQITKAMKMVSAAKLRRAQENVVAARPYAQKMGEVLQSLAGNLEGNLHPLLEKRDAKKLLLIVVTSDRGLCGGFNTNLCKAGERYIKEKQAEFDQISIMTVGRKGYEFLKSRHTVYKNFANMLSKPNYQAAAMLAQDVIEGYLAEEYDQVVMLFNSFRTVMSQDITFQQLLPIEPEEKIAADENGVEYIYEPSVSDLLTEILPKNIEVQIFKAMLESVAGEHGARMTAMDSASKNASEMIGKLTLQYNRARQAAITTELMEIISGAESIKG; via the coding sequence ATGGCGAGCCTTAAAAGCATTAAAAAGCGGATTGTATCCGTAAAAAATACACGCCAGATAACCAAGGCCATGAAAATGGTTTCGGCTGCCAAACTGCGCCGTGCACAGGAAAACGTGGTAGCTGCACGTCCCTATGCCCAGAAGATGGGTGAAGTGCTGCAATCTTTGGCCGGTAATCTGGAAGGCAATCTGCATCCCCTTCTGGAAAAGCGTGATGCAAAAAAACTGCTGCTGATTGTGGTAACCTCAGATCGTGGTCTGTGTGGTGGCTTTAACACAAACCTCTGCAAGGCTGGCGAGCGTTACATCAAGGAGAAGCAGGCTGAGTTCGATCAGATCTCAATCATGACGGTTGGCCGTAAAGGGTATGAGTTTCTGAAAAGCCGCCATACGGTCTACAAGAACTTTGCCAATATGCTTTCCAAGCCCAACTATCAGGCAGCAGCAATGCTTGCTCAGGATGTGATCGAGGGTTACCTTGCAGAAGAGTATGACCAGGTTGTGATGCTGTTTAACTCGTTCCGTACGGTTATGTCACAGGATATCACCTTCCAGCAGCTGCTGCCGATTGAGCCTGAAGAGAAGATCGCCGCTGATGAAAATGGTGTTGAATATATCTATGAGCCTTCGGTCAGTGACCTGTTGACCGAGATATTGCCAAAGAATATCGAAGTTCAGATCTTCAAGGCGATGCTTGAGTCGGTGGCTGGTGAACACGGTGCGCGTATGACCGCTATGGACAGTGCATCAAAGAACGCCTCAGAAATGATCGGCAAACTGACCCTGCAGTACAACCGCGCACGTCAGGCTGCCATTACTACCGAGTTGATGGAAATCATCTCAGGTGCTGAATCGATTAAGGGATAA
- the atpA gene encoding F0F1 ATP synthase subunit alpha produces MELRAEEISEIIKKQINEYGKEVEVSETGTIISIGDGIARIHGLAGAMAGELLEFPGGVSGMVLNLEEDNVGAAILGEFAEIKEGDTVKRTGRITEVPVGDALVGRVVNAIGQPIDGKGPINTSTFSKVEIKAPGIVARKSVHQPMATGLKAIDSMVPIGRGQRELIIGDRQTGKTAVAVDTIINQKGGDVICIYVAIGQKRSTVAQVVSKLTEHGAMDYTIVVAATASESAPLQFIAPYTGVTMGEYFRDNKKHALIIYDDLSKQAVAYRQLSLLLRRPPGREAYPGDVFYLHSRLLERACKLSDECGAGSLTALPIIETQAGDVSAYIPTNVISITDGQIYLESDLFFSGVRPAINVGLSVSRVGGSAQTKSMKQVAGTLRLNLAQYREMAAFAQFGSDLDKATQMQLARGERLVEILKQPQYRPIPNEKQVLVIFAANNGYLDDYPVSALKKYETELYAFFDNRQADVLTELREKQAIGDDLKAKLVSALDQFKKEFTA; encoded by the coding sequence ATGGAACTCAGAGCCGAAGAAATTAGCGAAATCATCAAGAAACAGATTAACGAGTATGGCAAAGAGGTAGAGGTATCGGAAACCGGTACCATTATCTCGATCGGAGACGGTATTGCCCGTATCCATGGCCTGGCCGGCGCCATGGCCGGTGAGCTGCTGGAATTCCCCGGCGGCGTATCCGGTATGGTTCTCAACCTTGAGGAAGATAACGTCGGAGCTGCTATTCTTGGTGAATTTGCCGAGATCAAAGAAGGCGATACGGTCAAGCGTACCGGTCGGATTACCGAGGTGCCGGTTGGTGATGCCCTGGTAGGTCGTGTTGTAAACGCCATTGGCCAGCCAATTGACGGCAAGGGTCCGATCAACACCAGTACCTTCAGCAAGGTGGAGATCAAGGCACCTGGTATCGTTGCCCGTAAATCGGTTCATCAGCCGATGGCAACCGGTCTCAAGGCGATTGACTCCATGGTTCCAATCGGCCGTGGTCAACGGGAACTGATCATCGGTGACCGTCAGACCGGTAAGACGGCTGTTGCGGTTGACACCATCATTAACCAGAAGGGTGGCGATGTAATCTGTATTTATGTTGCCATCGGCCAGAAACGTTCAACGGTTGCTCAGGTTGTATCCAAGCTGACCGAGCATGGTGCCATGGATTACACCATTGTTGTTGCCGCCACTGCTTCCGAGTCCGCACCGCTGCAGTTCATCGCACCGTACACCGGCGTAACCATGGGCGAGTACTTCCGTGATAACAAGAAGCATGCCCTGATCATCTATGATGACCTTTCCAAGCAGGCAGTCGCTTATCGTCAGCTCTCTCTGCTGCTTCGTCGTCCGCCAGGCCGTGAAGCCTATCCCGGCGACGTTTTCTATCTGCACAGCCGTCTGCTGGAGCGTGCCTGTAAACTGTCCGATGAGTGCGGTGCCGGTTCACTGACCGCCCTGCCGATCATTGAGACCCAGGCCGGTGACGTTTCCGCCTACATTCCGACCAACGTTATCTCCATTACCGACGGTCAGATTTACCTTGAATCAGACCTGTTCTTCTCCGGCGTTCGTCCGGCGATCAACGTCGGCCTGTCGGTTTCACGGGTCGGTGGTTCAGCACAAACCAAGTCGATGAAGCAGGTGGCTGGTACACTGCGTCTTAACCTGGCTCAGTACCGTGAAATGGCTGCTTTTGCCCAGTTCGGCTCCGATCTTGACAAGGCAACCCAGATGCAGCTTGCCCGTGGTGAGCGCCTGGTTGAGATTCTTAAGCAACCACAGTATCGTCCGATTCCGAACGAAAAGCAGGTTCTGGTTATTTTTGCTGCCAACAACGGCTACCTTGATGACTATCCGGTTTCCGCTCTCAAGAAGTATGAAACCGAATTGTATGCATTCTTTGATAACCGTCAGGCTGATGTACTCACTGAATTGCGTGAGAAGCAGGCAATCGGTGATGACCTGAAGGCCAAGCTGGTTAGTGCCCTTGATCAGTTCAAGAAGGAATTTACCGCTTAA
- a CDS encoding F0F1 ATP synthase subunit delta, producing MINNAIARRYAKALVQLGSERDLIDRFSQELKVVSGVFAGNAELRAAFGNPAFTADQKKQIMRDLIARMQCSELVANFLLLLVDKNRVVCLPEIVETYEKLADEQSGVIRPMITTAFALDDSQVNAIKGALEQKTGKKVVPQVKVDQSLIGGVVTQIGDIAYDSSVKTQLARIHDILQKG from the coding sequence GTGATCAATAACGCCATTGCCAGACGGTATGCCAAGGCGCTGGTCCAGCTTGGCTCGGAGAGAGATCTGATTGATCGCTTCAGCCAGGAGCTGAAGGTGGTGAGCGGGGTTTTTGCCGGTAATGCAGAACTGCGGGCCGCATTTGGTAACCCTGCCTTTACTGCAGATCAAAAAAAACAGATCATGCGTGACCTGATTGCACGTATGCAATGCTCGGAACTGGTGGCAAACTTCCTGTTGCTGCTGGTGGATAAAAACCGGGTTGTCTGTCTGCCGGAAATTGTTGAGACCTACGAAAAGCTGGCTGATGAGCAGTCTGGGGTGATCCGTCCGATGATTACGACCGCCTTTGCCTTGGATGACAGCCAGGTCAATGCCATTAAAGGTGCGTTGGAGCAGAAAACCGGTAAGAAGGTTGTGCCACAGGTAAAGGTTGATCAATCGCTGATCGGCGGTGTTGTTACCCAGATCGGCGATATCGCCTATGATAGCAGTGTTAAAACTCAGTTAGCACGGATTCACGATATACTACAGAAGGGGTAA